Proteins encoded within one genomic window of Nordella sp. HKS 07:
- a CDS encoding cobyric acid synthase, whose amino-acid sequence MLMGTGSDVGKSLIVAGLCRLFTDRGMAVRPFKPQNMSNNAAVTVDGGEIGRAQALQARAARIDPTVHMNPILLKPETTTGAQVIVQGKRSATATARAFFRSRDQYMPAILDSFRRLAGEGDLVIVEGAGSPAEVNLRKGDLANMGFAEAADIPVILIGDIHRGGVIASLVGTQTILSNDDAKRIKGFLINNFHGDPELFSEGVSFTEQRTGWPCLGIVPHFAEARLLPAEDAVALEKAAAIGGGQFHIVVPRLRRIANFDDLDPLKLEPGVTLEIVQPGRPLPRNADLVIVPGSKSTMGDLAALRAQGWDIDMAAHCRQGGAVIGLCGGYQMLGRMIHDPQGLEGQPGSSPGLGLLDVETTLLPDKTLTRVEARHAASGLAVAGYEIHLGSTQGPDCARPFTHIGDQPDGARSADGRVMGTYIHGLFSSDEFRRHFLASLGAEAGTFAFEKVVDDTLDKLADHLARHLDIERLLGLAAPVKL is encoded by the coding sequence ATGCTGATGGGTACCGGATCCGATGTCGGGAAGTCGCTCATCGTCGCCGGCCTCTGCCGCCTTTTCACCGATCGGGGCATGGCAGTCCGCCCCTTCAAGCCGCAGAACATGTCGAACAACGCCGCCGTTACCGTCGATGGCGGTGAGATCGGTCGCGCTCAGGCGCTGCAGGCGCGCGCCGCCCGGATCGACCCCACGGTTCATATGAACCCGATATTGCTCAAGCCCGAGACGACGACCGGCGCACAGGTGATCGTGCAAGGCAAACGCAGCGCGACCGCCACTGCGCGCGCATTCTTCAGATCGCGCGACCAGTATATGCCGGCCATTCTCGACAGCTTCCGCCGCCTCGCCGGCGAAGGCGACCTGGTGATCGTCGAAGGCGCCGGCAGTCCCGCCGAGGTCAATCTGCGCAAGGGCGATCTCGCCAATATGGGCTTCGCCGAAGCGGCCGACATTCCGGTCATCCTCATCGGCGATATCCACAGGGGCGGCGTCATCGCTTCGCTCGTCGGTACCCAGACGATCCTGTCCAATGACGATGCCAAGCGGATAAAAGGTTTTTTGATCAATAACTTCCACGGCGATCCTGAGCTCTTTTCGGAAGGCGTATCTTTCACCGAACAGCGAACCGGATGGCCCTGCCTCGGCATCGTGCCGCATTTCGCCGAGGCGCGCCTCTTGCCGGCCGAGGATGCGGTGGCGCTGGAAAAAGCGGCGGCGATCGGTGGCGGCCAATTCCATATCGTCGTGCCGCGCCTGCGGCGCATCGCCAATTTCGACGATCTCGATCCCTTGAAGCTGGAACCCGGTGTCACATTGGAGATCGTGCAGCCAGGCCGGCCTTTGCCGCGCAATGCCGACCTGGTGATCGTCCCGGGCTCCAAATCGACCATGGGCGATCTGGCCGCCTTGCGCGCGCAAGGCTGGGATATCGACATGGCCGCCCATTGCCGCCAGGGCGGCGCTGTGATCGGCCTGTGCGGCGGGTATCAGATGCTCGGCCGCATGATCCACGACCCGCAAGGGCTGGAGGGACAACCGGGCTCATCGCCGGGCCTTGGCCTGCTCGATGTCGAGACGACGTTGCTGCCCGACAAGACGTTGACGCGTGTCGAGGCGCGCCATGCGGCGAGCGGTCTTGCCGTCGCGGGTTATGAAATCCATCTGGGGTCCACGCAAGGCCCCGATTGCGCCCGGCCTTTCACCCATATCGGCGATCAGCCCGACGGCGCGCGCTCTGCCGATGGCCGTGTGATGGGAACCTACATTCACGGTCTCTTCTCGAGCGATGAGTTCCGTCGCCATTTTCTGGCGAGTCTCGGCGCCGAAGCCGGCACATTCGCGTTCGAGAAGGTGGTCGACGATACGCTCGACAAGCTCGCCGATCATCTGGCGCGCCATCTCGATATCGAGCGCCTGCTCGGCCTCGCCGCTCCGGTGAAGCTCTGA
- the cbiB gene encoding adenosylcobinamide-phosphate synthase CbiB, producing MYFIVTALALPIERLLGYPQALHRAIGHPVEWIGRFIGWLDRRFNPPDRPASRGAGVLALFALLLVTGAVAAGVAFLLRALPFGWIAEALVATAFLAQKSLRDHVQAVADGLAASLDQGRQAVSQIVGRDPQALDRSGVSRAALESLAENASDGIVAPAFWLVVGGLPGIVLYKAINTADSMIGHKSPRHLSFGWAAAKLDDLVNLPCSRFTGLLFALAAGFTRRANMKASFEAMYRDADRHVSPNAGWPEAALAGALGIRLGGPRSYGGRHVELACMGDGKDELDQIDIERGLSLYGRSLTLLTVFVVLLALVS from the coding sequence ATGTATTTCATCGTCACCGCCCTGGCTTTGCCGATCGAGCGGTTGCTCGGCTATCCGCAGGCGCTCCATCGCGCCATCGGACATCCGGTCGAATGGATCGGCCGCTTCATCGGCTGGCTCGACCGGCGCTTCAATCCGCCGGATCGTCCGGCCTCGCGCGGCGCCGGCGTGCTCGCCCTGTTCGCTTTGCTCCTGGTGACCGGCGCGGTGGCCGCCGGTGTCGCTTTCCTGTTGCGTGCATTGCCTTTCGGCTGGATCGCCGAGGCGCTCGTGGCCACGGCCTTCCTTGCGCAGAAATCCTTGCGCGATCACGTGCAGGCGGTGGCGGACGGTCTCGCGGCGTCGCTCGACCAGGGCCGCCAGGCGGTGAGCCAAATCGTCGGACGCGACCCGCAAGCGCTCGACCGCTCCGGCGTATCGCGGGCCGCGCTCGAAAGCCTCGCCGAGAACGCGTCCGACGGCATTGTGGCGCCTGCCTTCTGGCTCGTAGTGGGCGGGCTTCCCGGCATCGTTCTCTATAAGGCTATCAACACCGCCGATTCCATGATCGGGCATAAATCGCCGCGCCATCTTTCCTTCGGATGGGCCGCCGCCAAACTCGACGACCTCGTCAACCTCCCCTGCTCACGCTTCACCGGCCTTCTGTTCGCGCTCGCCGCGGGCTTCACCCGGCGCGCCAATATGAAAGCCTCCTTCGAAGCGATGTATCGCGACGCCGATCGCCATGTTTCGCCCAATGCTGGCTGGCCGGAGGCGGCACTGGCCGGAGCGCTCGGCATAAGATTGGGCGGGCCCCGCTCCTATGGCGGACGGCATGTCGAACTGGCCTGCATGGGCGATGGCAAGGACGAGCTCGATCAGATCGACATCGAACGCGGCCTCAGCCTCTACGGGCGCTCTTTGACGCTGTTGACGGTTTTCGTCGTGCTGCTGGCTTTGGTTTCTTGA
- the cobU gene encoding bifunctional adenosylcobinamide kinase/adenosylcobinamide-phosphate guanylyltransferase, translating into MRRVTLVLGGARSGKSRHAEALARDHKGRRIYVATAEIIDEEMRQRIALHREQRAPGWETLEVPLDLAEALGAVDHPKSFVLVECITIWINNLMYHGEDVAGEVQRLCELLPKLKGRIVLVSNEVGLGIVPDNALARAFRDEAGRANQALAAVADEVVFVAAGLPLALKKPKPAARRKPSTASKSARRG; encoded by the coding sequence ATGAGGCGGGTGACGCTGGTCCTGGGCGGGGCACGATCGGGCAAAAGCCGCCATGCCGAGGCACTTGCGCGCGATCACAAGGGCCGGCGCATCTATGTGGCGACCGCCGAAATCATCGACGAGGAAATGCGCCAGCGCATTGCGCTGCATCGTGAGCAGCGCGCGCCAGGCTGGGAAACGCTGGAAGTCCCGCTCGATCTTGCCGAGGCTCTCGGCGCCGTCGATCACCCGAAGAGCTTCGTGCTCGTCGAATGCATCACGATCTGGATCAACAATCTGATGTATCATGGCGAGGATGTCGCGGGTGAAGTGCAACGCCTTTGCGAGCTGTTGCCGAAACTCAAGGGTCGGATCGTGCTGGTCAGCAATGAAGTCGGCTTGGGAATAGTGCCCGATAACGCGCTGGCGCGCGCTTTCCGTGATGAAGCGGGCCGCGCCAATCAGGCCTTGGCGGCGGTGGCGGACGAAGTGGTGTTTGTCGCCGCGGGTCTGCCGCTGGCGCTCAAGAAACCAAAGCCAGCAGCACGACGAAAACCGTCAACAGCGTCAAAGAGCGCCCGTAGAGGCTGA
- a CDS encoding DUF1636 domain-containing protein has product MRRIVFCTTCRHSVEEREGPDGLTGGESLARHMESLVAEKQRDDVIIARQTCLWSCLRHCNVLLQDTERYSYLAGGFRPERAEAEAILAWFDLHGESAGGEVPFKTWPQAMRGHFIARLPPVKP; this is encoded by the coding sequence ATGCGCCGCATTGTCTTCTGTACCACATGTCGCCATTCAGTCGAGGAGCGGGAAGGGCCGGATGGGCTCACCGGCGGCGAGAGCCTGGCGCGCCATATGGAAAGCCTTGTCGCCGAGAAGCAGCGCGACGACGTCATCATCGCCCGCCAGACCTGCCTGTGGTCGTGTCTGCGCCACTGCAATGTCCTGCTGCAGGATACGGAGCGCTATAGCTATCTGGCCGGCGGTTTCCGGCCCGAGCGCGCCGAGGCCGAGGCCATCCTCGCCTGGTTCGATCTCCATGGTGAAAGCGCCGGTGGGGAAGTGCCGTTCAAGACCTGGCCGCAAGCGATGCGCGGCCATTTCATCGCCCGATTGCCGCCGGTGAAGCCATGA
- a CDS encoding NAD kinase codes for MEFRRLAFVAAEVPQARRAMTRLIKLYGQAPAEEADIIVALGGDGLMLQAMHRFMSSGKAIYGMNRGSVGFLMNDFSEKHLRERLRAAELTSVRPLKMKATDQTGRVHKAVAFNEVSFLRQTHQTAKLRISIDHHVRLEELTCDGILLATPAGSTAYNLSAYGPILPINSPLLALTPISPFRPRRWRGAIIPHQAQVTIESLEAEKRPVAVVADHVEVRNIRRVEIAEDRKRSARILFDPGHSLAERVLAEQFRF; via the coding sequence ATGGAATTTCGCCGCCTCGCTTTCGTCGCAGCCGAGGTTCCGCAGGCGCGCCGCGCCATGACGCGTCTGATCAAGCTCTACGGTCAGGCTCCCGCCGAGGAAGCCGATATCATCGTGGCTCTCGGCGGTGACGGGCTGATGCTGCAGGCGATGCATCGCTTCATGTCGTCGGGCAAGGCGATCTACGGGATGAATCGCGGCTCGGTCGGCTTCCTGATGAACGATTTCAGCGAGAAGCATCTGCGTGAGCGCCTGCGCGCCGCCGAGCTCACCTCCGTCCGCCCGCTCAAGATGAAGGCGACCGACCAGACGGGACGCGTTCATAAGGCTGTGGCCTTCAACGAAGTATCCTTTCTGCGCCAGACGCATCAGACGGCGAAGCTCAGGATCTCGATCGACCATCATGTGCGGCTCGAGGAGTTGACCTGCGACGGAATATTGCTCGCCACCCCCGCCGGCAGCACCGCCTACAATCTCTCGGCCTATGGGCCGATCCTGCCAATCAACTCACCGCTTCTCGCGCTGACGCCCATCAGCCCGTTCCGGCCCCGGCGCTGGCGCGGCGCCATCATTCCGCATCAGGCGCAAGTGACGATCGAAAGCCTCGAGGCTGAGAAGCGTCCCGTCGCCGTTGTTGCCGACCATGTCGAAGTGCGCAACATCCGCAGGGTCGAGATCGCCGAGGACCGCAAACGCTCCGCGCGGATTCTATTCGACCCCGGGCACAGCCTCGCCGAGCGAGTTCTCGCCGAACAGTTCCGTTTTTAG
- a CDS encoding DUF2336 domain-containing protein, whose amino-acid sequence MKGQPGLDVSIFDMIVETGDVQARMQLAVELAGLVNDAEAPENERDCVVPSLLKLASDPVKEVRRVLAETLVTARYLHGDILFSIVADDDDIALAFLAETPALDHWKMRSIVRVGDTARQVTLAQRPDLDDDVIKEIATQADIAACLALFDNAQCTLSERNCRILYARFGRVQEIIDRLLALDTLPLDIRVLQAKRASNQVHQLMAERGWVPANDAADMVADAEERAILQILDSANDLELPSLIRFMTSRNMLNASIIMRSACAGNMRIVEVAMAHLANVSLAKAQDALYGGSSAFNSLYRGSGLPQTCIGLLRAAGQVERELRDAKRILSDESFGRRLIEQIMTGDGAMSAAERAKYLDIVGRYSSDRVRVIASRLREGLVSAA is encoded by the coding sequence ATGAAAGGCCAGCCTGGGCTCGATGTCAGCATATTCGACATGATCGTCGAAACCGGAGACGTGCAAGCGCGCATGCAGCTCGCCGTCGAACTCGCCGGCCTCGTCAATGATGCCGAAGCGCCGGAAAACGAGCGCGACTGCGTGGTGCCGAGCCTGCTGAAGCTTGCCTCCGATCCCGTCAAGGAAGTGCGCCGCGTTCTCGCCGAGACGCTCGTCACCGCCCGGTATCTCCATGGCGACATCCTGTTCAGCATCGTCGCCGATGACGACGACATCGCTCTGGCGTTCCTCGCCGAAACCCCGGCGCTGGATCACTGGAAGATGCGCAGCATTGTGCGCGTCGGCGACACGGCGCGGCAGGTCACATTGGCTCAGCGCCCCGATCTCGATGACGACGTCATCAAGGAAATCGCCACCCAGGCCGATATTGCGGCCTGCCTAGCGCTCTTCGACAACGCTCAGTGCACGCTCTCCGAGCGCAACTGCCGCATCCTCTATGCCCGCTTCGGCCGGGTGCAGGAGATCATTGATCGCCTGCTGGCGCTCGATACGCTGCCGCTCGATATCCGCGTCCTGCAGGCCAAGCGCGCCTCCAACCAGGTGCATCAGCTGATGGCCGAGCGCGGCTGGGTGCCGGCCAATGACGCCGCCGACATGGTGGCCGATGCAGAGGAACGCGCGATCCTGCAGATCCTCGACAGCGCCAATGACCTGGAATTGCCGTCTCTCATCCGCTTCATGACCAGCCGCAACATGCTCAACGCCTCGATCATCATGCGTTCGGCATGCGCCGGCAATATGCGTATCGTCGAAGTCGCGATGGCGCATCTCGCCAATGTTTCGCTGGCCAAGGCACAGGACGCGCTCTATGGCGGCTCATCCGCCTTCAATTCGCTCTATCGGGGCTCCGGCCTGCCGCAAACCTGCATCGGACTTCTGCGCGCCGCGGGGCAAGTGGAGCGCGAATTGCGCGACGCCAAGCGCATACTGAGCGATGAAAGCTTCGGCCGCCGGCTCATCGAGCAGATCATGACCGGTGACGGCGCGATGTCGGCGGCGGAACGTGCCAAGTATCTCGATATCGTCGGCCGCTATTCGAGCGATCGCGTGCGCGTCATCGCCAGTCGCCTGCGTGAAGGGCTCGTCAGCGCGGCATAA
- a CDS encoding MFS transporter translates to MVAGLRSVWVLLLAVTILSLGHGLHGSLVGVRASAENFDAATTGLIMSGYFAGLLLSSIVTPRIVQSVGHIRVFAAFASVVSTAVLLIPLWIDPIWWFLMRFVAGLCTSGLFIVCESWLNSASTNKNRGQLLSIYMIVTYAAMGLGQFLLNVADSSGFSRFIIVSALLSIAMLPLTLMRSETPSLAGTRSVTIAEIYRSSPLAIVATLASGLAQSAFFSMGAVYALMQGLPLSLVSLMMALPPLALIVSQYPAGLLSDRYDRRSIIMILSAVAAAIALISIPAAGISPTMLIGLFTIFGAIALPIYSLVIAHANDHMAKEQMLGASSKLVLLYGTGAMAGPSIAGFFMQYLGSSGFMTFMAVIYVIMAVHALWRRQQRPTDIKATAGDILKAGPMTTPVAAQARAEEGAVKPGAPG, encoded by the coding sequence ATGGTTGCCGGTTTGCGCTCGGTCTGGGTGCTGCTCCTCGCGGTCACCATCCTGTCGCTGGGCCACGGTCTGCACGGCTCACTCGTCGGTGTCCGGGCGAGTGCTGAAAATTTCGATGCCGCGACCACCGGCCTCATCATGTCCGGCTATTTCGCCGGACTTCTGCTCAGCTCCATCGTCACGCCGCGCATCGTGCAGAGCGTCGGACATATCCGTGTCTTCGCCGCCTTCGCTTCGGTCGTCTCGACCGCGGTGCTGCTCATTCCTCTGTGGATCGACCCGATCTGGTGGTTCCTCATGCGCTTCGTGGCGGGCCTGTGCACTTCGGGCCTCTTCATCGTGTGCGAAAGCTGGCTCAACTCAGCCTCGACCAACAAGAACCGCGGCCAGCTGCTCTCGATCTACATGATCGTCACCTATGCGGCGATGGGCCTTGGCCAGTTCCTGCTCAATGTGGCGGATTCCTCCGGCTTCTCGCGTTTCATCATCGTGTCGGCGTTGCTGTCCATAGCGATGCTGCCCTTGACCCTCATGCGCTCGGAGACGCCGAGCCTCGCCGGAACCCGCTCGGTGACGATCGCCGAGATCTACCGCTCCTCGCCCCTGGCGATCGTGGCAACGCTCGCCAGTGGCCTCGCGCAAAGCGCGTTCTTCAGCATGGGGGCGGTCTATGCGCTGATGCAGGGCCTGCCGCTGTCGCTGGTCTCCCTGATGATGGCGCTGCCCCCGCTCGCCCTCATCGTCTCGCAATATCCGGCGGGGCTTCTCTCCGACCGCTATGACCGGCGCAGCATCATCATGATCCTGAGCGCCGTCGCCGCGGCGATAGCGCTCATCTCCATCCCGGCCGCGGGCATATCGCCGACCATGCTCATCGGTCTCTTCACTATCTTCGGCGCCATCGCTCTGCCGATCTATTCGCTGGTCATCGCGCATGCCAACGACCATATGGCGAAGGAGCAGATGCTCGGCGCCTCGAGCAAGCTCGTATTGCTCTATGGCACCGGCGCCATGGCGGGGCCTTCGATCGCCGGTTTCTTCATGCAGTATCTGGGCTCGTCCGGCTTCATGACCTTCATGGCCGTCATCTATGTGATCATGGCGGTGCATGCCCTGTGGCGGCGTCAGCAGCGCCCGACCGACATCAAGGCGACGGCCGGCGATATTCTGAAGGCCGGGCCGATGACGACGCCGGTCGCCGCGCAGGCTCGGGCCGAGGAGGGCGCCGTCAAGCCGGGCGCGCCGGGCTGA
- a CDS encoding response regulator encodes MTKCLLVDEDHEERQELSRLLGQYGFDMSETASADAALKLCRANSPDVVVTADRIGSMSAGEFVKRVRRAANGRKPVVLVYTEKANTDEIGSAIIEGAAEFLLKPFDRDLLEFKLKQVGLL; translated from the coding sequence ATGACGAAATGTCTGCTTGTCGATGAGGATCACGAAGAGCGGCAGGAACTCAGCCGGCTGCTCGGACAGTACGGCTTCGACATGTCCGAGACGGCGTCGGCCGACGCGGCGCTGAAGCTGTGCCGCGCCAATTCTCCGGACGTCGTGGTGACGGCTGACCGGATCGGCAGCATGAGCGCCGGCGAATTCGTCAAGCGCGTGCGCCGTGCCGCCAATGGCCGCAAGCCTGTGGTGCTCGTCTATACAGAAAAGGCCAATACGGATGAAATCGGCAGCGCCATCATCGAAGGTGCCGCGGAATTTCTCCTGAAGCCCTTCGACCGCGATCTCCTCGAATTCAAGCTGAAGCAGGTGGGTCTGCTCTGA
- a CDS encoding MaoC family dehydratase, which produces MPGLWFEEFEIGKVYSHSITRTVTEMDNMMFSCLTMNPQPLHIDRHFSARTEWGQPLMNSLFTLGLMIGISVNELTLGTTIANLGMTDVKFPAPLFQGDTVNVTTEVIAKRESKSRPEAGIVDFHHKAFKQDGTLVAECRRQAFMRKRPA; this is translated from the coding sequence ATGCCCGGACTGTGGTTCGAAGAATTCGAGATCGGCAAAGTGTACAGCCATTCCATCACGCGCACCGTGACGGAAATGGACAATATGATGTTCTCCTGCCTGACCATGAACCCGCAGCCCCTCCATATCGACCGGCATTTCTCCGCCCGGACCGAATGGGGCCAGCCGCTCATGAACTCGCTCTTCACGCTGGGTCTGATGATCGGCATTTCGGTCAATGAGCTCACTCTGGGCACGACCATCGCCAATCTCGGCATGACCGATGTGAAGTTTCCCGCCCCGCTGTTCCAGGGCGACACGGTGAACGTCACCACCGAAGTAATAGCCAAGCGCGAAAGCAAGTCGCGGCCGGAGGCCGGCATCGTCGATTTCCATCACAAGGCCTTCAAGCAGGACGGTACCCTCGTCGCCGAGTGCCGCCGCCAGGCCTTCATGCGCAAGCGTCCGGCCTGA
- a CDS encoding CoA ester lyase: MRSFLFVPADSEKKLRKALGGAADAVILDLEDSVALADKPKARALAREVLAAPRGSMKLFVRVNALTTGLTGDDLDAVTAAAPDGLVLPKSESGADVKRLVEMAGLPVVAIATETAASLFNLGTYGDCGPELLGLTWGMEDLAAALGAQANRDALGRPTGPYELARTLCLIGARAAGVEPIDAVYANFRDLAGLEVQCHDAVRDGFTAKMCIHPDQIDVVNRIFTPSPEAVARARRIVDAFAQAGDAGVIGLDGEMLDVPHLKAAKALLARVAG; the protein is encoded by the coding sequence ATGCGCTCCTTTCTCTTCGTTCCCGCCGACAGTGAAAAGAAGCTTCGCAAGGCGCTCGGCGGCGCCGCCGATGCGGTGATCCTCGATCTCGAGGACTCCGTGGCGCTCGCCGACAAACCCAAGGCGCGCGCCCTCGCCCGCGAGGTGCTCGCCGCGCCGCGCGGCAGCATGAAACTCTTCGTGCGCGTCAATGCGCTGACCACCGGCCTCACCGGTGACGACCTCGACGCCGTCACGGCGGCGGCACCTGACGGGCTCGTGCTGCCCAAATCGGAATCGGGCGCCGACGTGAAACGCCTCGTCGAAATGGCCGGGCTTCCTGTTGTCGCCATCGCCACCGAGACGGCCGCCTCGCTGTTCAATCTCGGCACCTATGGTGATTGCGGGCCTGAGCTTCTGGGCCTGACCTGGGGCATGGAAGATCTCGCGGCCGCCTTGGGCGCGCAAGCGAACCGCGATGCGCTAGGCCGGCCGACCGGTCCCTATGAGCTTGCCCGCACGCTCTGCCTCATCGGCGCCCGCGCCGCGGGCGTCGAGCCGATCGATGCCGTCTATGCCAATTTCCGCGATCTCGCGGGCCTCGAGGTCCAATGCCATGACGCGGTCCGCGACGGCTTCACCGCCAAGATGTGCATTCACCCCGATCAGATCGACGTGGTCAACCGCATCTTCACGCCCTCGCCCGAGGCGGTGGCACGGGCGCGGCGCATCGTGGATGCCTTCGCGCAAGCAGGCGATGCCGGCGTTATCGGTCTCGACGGCGAGATGCTGGATGTGCCGCATCTGAAAGCAGCGAAGGCCCTGCTGGCCCGGGTGGCCGGCTAG